In Marinobacter sp. M3C, the genomic stretch AGGGCACCAGATTGAATTGCTGAAAAATCACGCCGATATGGTCGGCGCGAAAACGGTCTCGTGCCGAGGGTGCGAGGCTTCCTATAGATTTCCCCAGCAGGCGGATTTCGCCGCTGTCTGCGGTGTTTAGCCCTGACAGAAGGCCTAGCAACGTGCTTTTGCCGCTGCCGCTAGCCCCACGCAAAAACAGGTGATCGCCGGCGTTCAGAGTAATGTCCGGAAAAGTCAGGGCAGGCTGGCGCGACTGCCAGCGAAAGCTTAGCTCGTGGGTTTGTAGAGAAGGTAGAGAGGGCAGGGAAAGCGGATTGCCTGCGCTGTCAGAGTCTGGGGTGATCATGTCGGCTGTCGTTTTGGTCATGGTGATTGGTTCTGGCGGGTGTATGATAACGCTTTTCACTCCACGGTTTGGCAGGGTTAAACGAATACATGGTGAATAAGTTGCATAGAGTGAGTCGTGTTCGGCACTGTTTTGCGTTGCCCTTGGGGTTGCTGCTGATGGTGTTTTTACCTTTGGCGCACGCGGAGCTACCGGAGATTGATTGGTTGGATTTGATGCCGGCGGAAGATCTGGCATTGCTAGAGAGCATGCCGGAAATTGTGCACGATGGCGAAGGCCCGCCCTTGCTTCCAGACGAAATTATGACCGGGCGCGTGGTAACGGCCATGGCCAACACCCGGGGCCGTATTCCGGGTTTCGTTGTGCCGCTGAAGACGACAGAGGATATGCGCATTCTGGAGTTTTTCCTGGTGCCTTATTTTGGTGCCTGTATTCATGTGCCACCGCCGCCGCCCAATCAGCTTATCCATATGAAGTACAAAAAAGGCTTCAAGCTGACTGCGCTCTACGACCCGGTCTGGGTTGAGGGTACGATTTTGATTGACCGTACCGAGAATGTGATCGGGACTTCGTCTTATTCCATGGCGGTGGAGTCGGTTTATCCTTATGAGCCCTGAGAGCTGGCTCGTATTTTAATCTCAGATCAAGCTGCTTGAAATTGCCGTTTTGTATCTCTAGAGCCTGAGCTGATCGTTGGGTGCGCTTAGCTTTGTGCTGCCTTGGCCGCTATTGGTGACCCATTCCACGTTTAAATCCTGTATTTCCGGAAATTGGCCCATCAGTGGGGTTGCGAATCCGCCGCTGAAATCTGCGCCCGCGCAATCGAGTACCTGGCTGACTTCAATGTTGGCGTGTTCGTTGTTTGCCTCGTTGTGTGATTCTTCGTGGTCGTGGTGATCTTGTTCAGCTGCTTTTGCGCTGAAATCCATGCTGGCGGATTTCACGGTGCAGTTGCCAGCGTCGGGCGTGACCATTGCCTGGGTTGTTAGCCACTGGCGGGCGTTTTCCAGAGTCTTTTTTTGTTGTTGAGTACGGGGTTGATACTCGAATCCCAGCAGGTTGTGGGCAGGGCTGGTGAGGATCAGGTCAATGCTGTTGTTTTCCACCGCCATCTGCAGCTGGGCATGGCCGTGTTGGTGGGGTTGCTGTTCATTGGCGGTGCTGGTGGTGGCCAGTGCGCACAAACATAGGCTAATGGCGACATTAAGAGAGTTAATGGATTTCAGTGGGGTGCGGGGTGTCATGAGTGGCTCCTATAAAGTTATGTTATAACATATTTAACCGGGCGCGATGAAAAAGCAATAGCAAGTGTAACGAAAGAACAGAAAGTGCCATGCAGGCGCTGCAATGCTAGGATAACGGCAATCTTTATTATTCATCTATCAGGGTTTTTTCATGTCTTTATCCGATGCTTCCGCTGCTCCAAATATCGAGATTTCTGCGGAATTCGAGCGCTGGGCCAATGTGTTTTTGGCACACAAAGCGTTTAGCCACCCGTCTGAGTTACACGGCGTGCTCTGTGGTCGTTTCGCCGCCGGTGGGCGTATGCAAGAAGATGAGTGTGCCGCTGTGGTGTGCGAACATATCGGCCTGGCTTCGACAGCACTGGAAGAGTCGCCGGAGCTTAGGGTGTTCGCCGCGGGAATTTACCAACAGGCCCTGGCGCAGCTGAGCAGTATGGATATGAGCTTTCAGCCCCTGCTGCCAGATGATGATTATGCGCTTGACCAAAGGTTGGAATCGTTAATTTCGTGGGTGCGCGGCTTCCTGGCGGGCATGGCACTGGCGGCGGGTGAGTCACTTGGCGAGGCGCCGGAAGAAATCCGCGAGTTGATGGAAGATATGGTCGCGATCAGCCAGCTGTCTGACGAAGAAGACGCGAGCGAAGAAAACGATCAGCAGCTGGTAGAAATTACCGAATATGTCAGGTTGGGTGCGCTGGCCGTGTTTACCGAGTTTAACGAGCCGGAGCAACCGGCCAAGACGCCCCCTACTCTTCATTAGGACTCATTAAGATTCATTAAAGCTGGTTGGAGACTGTATGACGTCGATGTTACCTGTAAAGGAATTTGCTGAACGCCGCCGCAAGCTGATGGACCACATGGCGCCGGATAGCATTGCCATTCTGCCTTCGGCGCCAGAACGCGTGCGCAATCGCGACGTTTTGCACCCGTTTCGCCAAGACAGCGACTTTCATTATTTAACCGGCTTTGGTGAGCCTGAGTCGGTGCTGGTGTTGATTCCCGGGCGCGCTCATGGTGAATCGGTGTTGTTCTGCAAAGAGCGCGACCCGTTGAAAGAACAGTGGGACGGCTTTTTAGTGGGCCAGGAAGGTGCCGTTGAGCGTTACGGCGTGGACGACGCTTTCCCGATTGGTGACATCGACGACATCCTGCCGGGCTTGATTGAGGGCCGCAGCCGCATTTATTACCCGCTGGGAAAAGACCGTGGTTTTGACACACGTGTGATGGACTGGGTAAAAGTGATTCGCAGCAAAGTGCGCACCGGTGCCCGTCCTCCCGGTGAATTTGCGGCCGTGGAGCATCTTTTGCACGATTTGCGCCTTTATAAAAGCGCGAATGAAATCAAAGTGATGGCCAAGGCCGGCGAAATCTCAGCCCAGGCCCACTGCAACGCCATGAAACTCGCCCGCGAGGGGCTGAATGAATACCACCTCGAAGCCGAACTGATTCATACGTTTCGCCAGCACGGCACCCGCGAGACGGCGTATCCATCTATTGTGGGTGGCGGCGTGAACGGCTGTATTCTGCATTACATCGAAAACAGCGAGCCCCTGAACAACGGTGATCTGGTATTGATCGATGCCGGCTGTGAACTGGAATGCTATGCCTCTGATATTACCCGCACGTTTCCGGTGAGCGGCCATTTCAGCGAGCCGCAAAAAGCGCTTTACGAGGTGGTGTTGAATGCCCAGTACGCTGCGATTGATGCCGTGCGCCCCGGCAATCACTGGAATCAGCCCCACGAAGCGGCTTTGAATGTGCTTACCCAGGGCCTGATTGATCTGGGCCTGATTGCGGGGCCTGTTGATGACGCCATTGCCAATGAAACCTTCAAGCCGTTTTTCATGCATCGCACCGGCCATTGGTTAGGGTTGGACGTGCACGATGTGGGTGATTACAAGGTGGGTGATGCCTGGCGTCAGTTAGAGCCGGGCATGGTCATGACGGTGGAACCCGGGCTGTACGTGTCACCGAATAACACCGACGTGGATGAGCGCTGGCGCGGAATTGGTATTCGCATTGAAGACGATGTGGTGGTCACCAAAGACGGCTGCCGCGTGCTGACCAACGGCGTGCCAAAAACAATTGACGAAATTGAAGCATTGATGGCGGGCTGAGCGTGGCGGTAAACGATACGGATACCGATGTCCTGATTGCCGGCGGAGGTCTGGCCGGAGCGACCTTGGCTTTGGCGCTGGCACGCATGGTGCCGCAACTGCGTGTCACCGTGGCAGAGACTTTCCCCCTAGCCAGCAATGCTGAGCCAAGCAGCTACCAGCCCAGCTACGATGCACGGTCCACCGCCTTGGCCTGGGGTTCGAGGCTGATTTATGAGCAGCTTGGTTTGTGGCCTGCATTGGCCCAGCACGCCGCCCCGATACGTCACATTCACGTATCGGATCGCGGTCATTTTGGCGCTGCTCGTCTGCACGCCGCAGAATACCGCCAGGATGCCTTGGGCTACGTCGTGGATAACCGCTGGATGGGCTTGTGTTTGGTGCGTGAGCTGTTAAAAACGCAGGTGCAATGGTTGGCGCCGGCGGAAGTGACTGACATGACTTGCCACGGTGACAATGTGGGCGTGACGGTAACCACCGCAGGCGAGGCCAGGGAGCTGAGCGCGCGCTGCCTGGTGGTGGCTGACGGCGGCCGCTCCGATTTGCGTGAGCGCTTGGGATTTCAGATTCGGCACCAGCCCTACGGCCAGAATGCGTTGATTGCTAACGTAACCACCGCCGACAGTCATCAGTTTGCTGCCTACGAGCGCTTCACCGACAGCGGCCCCATGGCGTTGCTGCCCCATGGCTCGCCGACGCGCGCGAGCCATCAGTCAGCGCTGGTGTGGACCTTGTCGGATTCAGAGCTGGAAGAGGTGTTGGCCATGCCCGACGCCGACAAATGCACGCGCTTACAGCAACGCTTTGGATGGCGTCTGGGGCGCTTTAACCGCATTGGCGAATGCCATCACTACCCGCTGGCGCTAACGCTGGTAGACAACCCGGTGCGCCCGGGCGTTGCATTGGTGGGCAATGCTGCTCACAGTTTGCACCCGGTGGCGGGCCAAGGTTTTAATCTGGCCTTGCGCGGATTGATGACGTTGGTCGAGCAATTCCGCCTGGCCAGTGAGCAAGGCAGCAACCCCGGCGAACTTGCGGTATTGCAGCGTTACCAGCAATTACACCAGAGCGACCGCGTGCAAACCGCTGGTTTTTCCGACTCCCTGATTCAAATTTTTGGCTCGCCACTGCCACCGCTCGCGGCGGCCAGAGATGCCGGTTTAATGGGTTTAGACTTGCTGCCCGCGGCAAAACGCTGGTTTGCAGGCAACGCCATGGGTCTTGGCGGTCGCACAGCCCGCATTCAGCGCCCTGGTTCTCACAACAGCAAGGCGCTGAGCCATGACTGAAGAGCACAGCTCACAAACGCCCGCCGTGGCGGACATTATGATTGTTGGTGGCGGTATGGTGGGGTCGGCCCTGGCTTTGGGGTTGGCGCAACAGGGTTGGCACGTTGTTCTGGTTGAGGCCAGCCCCCTGGCGAGTTTGCAGACCGCTGCGGAGCCGGCGACCGGTGTTGATGATTTCGAGCCCCGTGTGAGCGCCATCTCCATGGCCAGCCAGCGGTTGCTGGAAGGGCTTGGTGCTTGGGCAGAAGTGGCCGCGGGCCGCCACTGCCCTTACCAGGTGATGACCGTGTGGGACGCTGAAGGCACGGGCCGTATCGAATTCGATGCCGCAGAGATGCGCGCCGAAGCGCTGGGCGCGATTGTCGAAAACCGCCATATTGTGCGGGCCCTGTTTAATGCTCTGGAGGCCAGCCCGGCGACCATTATCAGTGGCGCCAAAGTTGCTGGCTGGCTGGCGAACAGGCCGAATGGAGAGGGTGGAGAGGGTGGAGAGGGTGGAGATGCTCCCGGTATTCGCCTGGAAGATGGCCAACAGCTGCGGGCGCGATTGGTGGTAGCGGCAGATGGGGCGCAATCACAGTTGCGTCAGTTAGTAGGTTTACCTACCCGCGAATGGGATTATGATCAACAGGCCATTGTGGCCACGGTGCGCAGCAAGCAGCTGCACCATTATACCGCGCGGCAAAGTTTCTCCTGCACTGGCCCGCTGGCATTGCTGCCGTTGCAGGCTGACAACGGCAACGAACATTTCTGTTCGATTGTGTGGTCTCAAGACACGCTGGAAGCCCGGCGCCTGATGGCGCTGGATGACGCCGCTTTCAACGCTGAACTGGCGCGTGCCATAGAACTGCCGGCGGATTCGATTGAAGCGATTTCCCGTCGCTTTGCGTTTCCTCTGCGCCAGCGCCACGCCATGGATTACACAGCGCCAGGCTTTGCGCTTGTGGGCGACGCCGCGCACAGTATTCATCCGCTGGCGGGCCAGGGTGCCAATCTGGGTTATGGCGACGTGGCGGTATTGCTGGAGGAATTAAAGCGTGCCCGCAAGCTGGACTTGAACCCCGGCGATGCTCTGGTGCTTGGGCGCTACCAGCGCCGCCGAAAATCGGAAAATTTGGCCATGATGGCAGCCATGGAAGGTTTGAAGCAGCTGTTTGGCCGCGACGAACTGCCGTTACGGTGGCTGCGTAATCAGGGTATGAATTGGCTTAACCAGTTGGCGCCCCTGAAAAACCGGCTGGCCGCTGAAGCCATGGGGCTAAAGGACTAAACCTTTTACACAGAGAATAATCCATGGCCGGAAGCAGCCTATTTGCACTGATTGATGACATTGCTACCATTCTTGACGACATATCGTTGATGACCAAGGCTGCCACCAAAAAGACCGCCGGCGTGCTGGGGGATGATTTGGCGCTGAACGCGCAACAGGTTGCCGGCGTAAAACCCTCGCGGGAATTGCCGGTGGTGTGGGCGGTGGCGAAAGGGTCGCTGCTGAACAAGGCGATTCTGGTGCCTGCGGCGGTGGCCATCAGCTTTTTTGTGCCTTGGTTGGTAACCCCCTTGCTGATGCTCGGCGGTGCGTTTCTGTGTTACGAGGGCGCGGAAAAACTGGTGCACCGGTTTTTGCACAAAGCCGAACACGACCAGCATAAAAAAGACCTGAAAGAAGCTCTGAAAAATCCGCAAGCCGACCTGAAACAAGTGGAAAAAGACAAAATAAAGGGCGCCATCCGCACCGACTTTATTCTGTCAGCAGAAATCATCGCTATTACCCTTGGCACAGTGACTCAACAGCCCATCGGCATGCAGTTCGCTGTGCTGTCAGTGGTGGCGTTTATGATTACCGTGGGTGTTTACGGTCTGGTGGCGGGTATTGTAAAACTGGACGATGGCGGCCTGTACCTGACGAAAAAAGACAGCGCCCTGGCGCAAAAACTGGGCCACGGTATTTTGTGGTTTGCGCCCTATATGATGAAAACCCTGTCGGTACTCGGCACCATTGCCATGTTTCTGGTGGGAGGTGGCATACTTACCCATGGTTTTTCCGCCATCGGCCACGGCATTGAGAGCTTTGCTGAAGGCCTGGGAGAGATGGCCAGCGCAGTATTGCCGATACTGGCCAACGGCCTATTCGGTTTGGTCGCAGGATTGCTGCTGGTGGCGGTACTAACGCCATTGCTGAAAAAATTTAAAAACCGGAAACTCAGCAAAGCTGAGGGTTAGGCACGCTTACACGCACCCGTCAAACAACCGGCTGACCAGCACCGGTACGGCGGTTTCTACCCGCAGTATGCGTTGGCCCAGATGTACAGCCTGGCACCCTGCCTGCTGCAGTTTATCCACTTCGTAATCGGTGAAGCCGCCTTCGGGGCCAATGCAAAGGGCCGCCGGGCCTGGCAGGTGCAGAGGGCAAGGCTGTGCACTGCCGGGATGTGCCACCAGTGCTTGTTTGCCGGCCAGAAGCGCCGGTAACTCGTCTTCCACAAAGGGCTTGAACAGTTTGCGAATGTGCACTTTTGGCATCAATGTGTCGCGAGCTTGCTCCAGCCCCAACACCAAGTTGTCATGCAATGCCGGCTCTTGCAGCCATGGGGTTTGCCAAAAGCTCTTTTCCACTTTGTAGCTGTTCATCAGCCACAGTTCTTTTACGCCCAGAGTAGCGCAGGTTTGTAGAGTGCGACGGAACATTTTTGGCCGCGGCATGGCCAACATCAGTGTAAGCGGCAGAGGTGTTGGCGGGGCTTGGTCAAGGCTGATGTGAAGTTCGGCGTAGTGCTCGGTCAGGCTGGTAACCCGGCCCACGCCGATATTGCCGTTCACTTGGCCCACCGGCACGCTATCGCCCACGGCGATTTTACGAATGCGGCGTAAATGCTCCAGGCGGCGGTCGCTCAAGCGCACAGTATCTGCAGAGATGAAATCTGCGGTGAACAGCAGGGCCAGATTCATTCGCTGCCGAGCTCTTTTTCCTCGCTGGTACCCACAACTTTGCGTTTCATCAGCCGGCCGAACAGGATGCCGACCTCAAACAGAATCCACATGGGCAGCGCCAGCAAAGTTTGCGAGATAATGTCCGGTGGGGTCAGTAGCATACCTATCACAAAGCAACCTACCACCACATAAGGACGTTTCGCAGCTAAGTCATCCGGCGTGGTGATGCCGGTAATAATCAGCAGAATGGTGGCAATTGGAATCTCGAACGCCACGCCAAAGGCGAAGAACATTTTCAACACAAAATTCAGGTAGCTGGTGATGTCTGGCAGTTCCACAATGCTCTCAGGGCCAACCGAGGTAAAGAAGCCGAAAACCAGTGGAAACACCACGTAGTAGGCAAACGCAGCGCCCAGATAGAACAGCAATACTGACGAAAAAAGCAGTGGAAAGGCTATTTTTTTCTCATGGGCGTAAAGGCCCGGGGCAATAAAGCTCCAAAGCTGGTACAGAATGACCGGGATGGCGGCAAACACTGCCAGCACCAGAGCCAACTTCAGAGGGGCAAAAAACGGAGAGGTAACATCGGTGGCAATCATGCTCTGGCCGATCGGCAGCAGGCTGCGGATAGGTTCAGACAACCAAAGGTAAAGTTCGTTGGCAAACGGGTAAATAAAGGCGAAACACACCACCACCGCCAGTACCATTTTCAGCAGGCGGTTACGCAATTCCAGTAGATGTTCAATCAGCGGCATTTCAGGCTGGTCGGGCACGTGGTTACCTGCCCCGGTCTGTTCTGTCATGAACGCGTATCCGAAGCATCCCCAGAGCTGGGGGAAGGTTTTTTAAGATCAACCGGGCTTTCTGGCGCCGCATTTGACGCTGTATCGGGAGTTCCATCTAACGCCTTTTCCGGCGAGCTGTCGGCGGGTTTTGCGATGGTAGGTGTTCCATCTTCGTCCCACAGTTCGGACAGCGCGGACGTTACGTTGCGGTTGGCCTGATCCAGCTGGTTCTGCGCCGGTTTGACCATGTTTTCGTATTTCTTAGCTTCATTCAGGGCATCACGGACGGTTTTTTGAACATCCTCCAGGCCCACATCGCCAGCCTTGCGCAGTTCTTGGCGAAGTTCTTCGGCCTTTAGCTCACGGTCAAGCTCTGAGGTAAATTGGCCCATCATACGACGCGCAGACCCTATCCAGCGCCCGGCAGCGCGCGCAGCCGAGGGCAAGCGCTCAGGCCCCAGCACCAGCAGAGCAATAACGCCGCAGATCAGTAGCTCAAGAAAGCCGATATCAAACATTTAGCGAACTCTCCATCGCACTCTCCATCGCACTTTCAACCGAACTCTCCAGAGAATTCTTAAGAGAACTCTCAGCTTTGGGTTTTGTCCCGGGTTTTGTCGTCCGCAGCGGACTGCTGAAACTGTGCGCTGTCTTTCTCCTCCAGATTATCCGGATTGGAGGTGTCGGTTTTACCATCGTCATCGGTCATGGACTTTTTAAAACCACGAATGGCGCCGCCAAGATCGGTACCGATATTGCGCAGTTTTTTAGTTCCGAACAGCAAAATAACAATGCCGAGTACGATAAGAAGTTGCCAAATACTGATGCCCATGGTGAATCCTCGTTCAAATGTTGGCAGTGGCCACTATTATACGCCACTGGTGGCACTGTAAAAAACCTCTTGTGAGGTAGATACCCCTATTCCTGGCGCGACGCTTTTTCTTCCAGGCCCGACAGGTCGAATCGCCGTGCCAGTTCGTTAATGACATCATCAGGCCCAACATTCAGACGCGACAACATTACCAGAGTGTGGAACCACAAGTCTGCGGTTTCGGCAATCAGCTCGTCGGTGTTTCCGCTGTGCTCGGCGTCTTTGGCGGCTAGCAGGGTTTCAGTGCATTCCTCA encodes the following:
- the pepP gene encoding Xaa-Pro aminopeptidase, which codes for MTSMLPVKEFAERRRKLMDHMAPDSIAILPSAPERVRNRDVLHPFRQDSDFHYLTGFGEPESVLVLIPGRAHGESVLFCKERDPLKEQWDGFLVGQEGAVERYGVDDAFPIGDIDDILPGLIEGRSRIYYPLGKDRGFDTRVMDWVKVIRSKVRTGARPPGEFAAVEHLLHDLRLYKSANEIKVMAKAGEISAQAHCNAMKLAREGLNEYHLEAELIHTFRQHGTRETAYPSIVGGGVNGCILHYIENSEPLNNGDLVLIDAGCELECYASDITRTFPVSGHFSEPQKALYEVVLNAQYAAIDAVRPGNHWNQPHEAALNVLTQGLIDLGLIAGPVDDAIANETFKPFFMHRTGHWLGLDVHDVGDYKVGDAWRQLEPGMVMTVEPGLYVSPNNTDVDERWRGIGIRIEDDVVVTKDGCRVLTNGVPKTIDEIEALMAG
- the tatA gene encoding twin-arginine translocase TatA/TatE family subunit, whose product is MGISIWQLLIVLGIVILLFGTKKLRNIGTDLGGAIRGFKKSMTDDDGKTDTSNPDNLEEKDSAQFQQSAADDKTRDKTQS
- a CDS encoding 16S rRNA (uracil(1498)-N(3))-methyltransferase, translating into MNLALLFTADFISADTVRLSDRRLEHLRRIRKIAVGDSVPVGQVNGNIGVGRVTSLTEHYAELHISLDQAPPTPLPLTLMLAMPRPKMFRRTLQTCATLGVKELWLMNSYKVEKSFWQTPWLQEPALHDNLVLGLEQARDTLMPKVHIRKLFKPFVEDELPALLAGKQALVAHPGSAQPCPLHLPGPAALCIGPEGGFTDYEVDKLQQAGCQAVHLGQRILRVETAVPVLVSRLFDGCV
- the tatC gene encoding twin-arginine translocase subunit TatC, which gives rise to MTEQTGAGNHVPDQPEMPLIEHLLELRNRLLKMVLAVVVCFAFIYPFANELYLWLSEPIRSLLPIGQSMIATDVTSPFFAPLKLALVLAVFAAIPVILYQLWSFIAPGLYAHEKKIAFPLLFSSVLLFYLGAAFAYYVVFPLVFGFFTSVGPESIVELPDITSYLNFVLKMFFAFGVAFEIPIATILLIITGITTPDDLAAKRPYVVVGCFVIGMLLTPPDIISQTLLALPMWILFEVGILFGRLMKRKVVGTSEEKELGSE
- a CDS encoding phosphoribosyl-ATP diphosphatase, translated to MSDVLQQLAQVLEARKNADPESSYVASLHAKGLNKILEKVGEECTETLLAAKDAEHSGNTDELIAETADLWFHTLVMLSRLNVGPDDVINELARRFDLSGLEEKASRQE
- a CDS encoding UbiH/UbiF/VisC/COQ6 family ubiquinone biosynthesis hydroxylase, with product MTEEHSSQTPAVADIMIVGGGMVGSALALGLAQQGWHVVLVEASPLASLQTAAEPATGVDDFEPRVSAISMASQRLLEGLGAWAEVAAGRHCPYQVMTVWDAEGTGRIEFDAAEMRAEALGAIVENRHIVRALFNALEASPATIISGAKVAGWLANRPNGEGGEGGEGGDAPGIRLEDGQQLRARLVVAADGAQSQLRQLVGLPTREWDYDQQAIVATVRSKQLHHYTARQSFSCTGPLALLPLQADNGNEHFCSIVWSQDTLEARRLMALDDAAFNAELARAIELPADSIEAISRRFAFPLRQRHAMDYTAPGFALVGDAAHSIHPLAGQGANLGYGDVAVLLEELKRARKLDLNPGDALVLGRYQRRRKSENLAMMAAMEGLKQLFGRDELPLRWLRNQGMNWLNQLAPLKNRLAAEAMGLKD
- a CDS encoding UPF0149 family protein, which produces MSLSDASAAPNIEISAEFERWANVFLAHKAFSHPSELHGVLCGRFAAGGRMQEDECAAVVCEHIGLASTALEESPELRVFAAGIYQQALAQLSSMDMSFQPLLPDDDYALDQRLESLISWVRGFLAGMALAAGESLGEAPEEIRELMEDMVAISQLSDEEDASEENDQQLVEITEYVRLGALAVFTEFNEPEQPAKTPPTLH
- a CDS encoding DUF808 domain-containing protein, with product MAGSSLFALIDDIATILDDISLMTKAATKKTAGVLGDDLALNAQQVAGVKPSRELPVVWAVAKGSLLNKAILVPAAVAISFFVPWLVTPLLMLGGAFLCYEGAEKLVHRFLHKAEHDQHKKDLKEALKNPQADLKQVEKDKIKGAIRTDFILSAEIIAITLGTVTQQPIGMQFAVLSVVAFMITVGVYGLVAGIVKLDDGGLYLTKKDSALAQKLGHGILWFAPYMMKTLSVLGTIAMFLVGGGILTHGFSAIGHGIESFAEGLGEMASAVLPILANGLFGLVAGLLLVAVLTPLLKKFKNRKLSKAEG
- the tatB gene encoding Sec-independent protein translocase protein TatB — its product is MFDIGFLELLICGVIALLVLGPERLPSAARAAGRWIGSARRMMGQFTSELDRELKAEELRQELRKAGDVGLEDVQKTVRDALNEAKKYENMVKPAQNQLDQANRNVTSALSELWDEDGTPTIAKPADSSPEKALDGTPDTASNAAPESPVDLKKPSPSSGDASDTRS
- a CDS encoding DUF3299 domain-containing protein, with product MVNKLHRVSRVRHCFALPLGLLLMVFLPLAHAELPEIDWLDLMPAEDLALLESMPEIVHDGEGPPLLPDEIMTGRVVTAMANTRGRIPGFVVPLKTTEDMRILEFFLVPYFGACIHVPPPPPNQLIHMKYKKGFKLTALYDPVWVEGTILIDRTENVIGTSSYSMAVESVYPYEP
- a CDS encoding DUF2796 domain-containing protein translates to MTPRTPLKSINSLNVAISLCLCALATTSTANEQQPHQHGHAQLQMAVENNSIDLILTSPAHNLLGFEYQPRTQQQKKTLENARQWLTTQAMVTPDAGNCTVKSASMDFSAKAAEQDHHDHEESHNEANNEHANIEVSQVLDCAGADFSGGFATPLMGQFPEIQDLNVEWVTNSGQGSTKLSAPNDQLRL
- the ubiH gene encoding 2-octaprenyl-6-methoxyphenyl hydroxylase, producing MAVNDTDTDVLIAGGGLAGATLALALARMVPQLRVTVAETFPLASNAEPSSYQPSYDARSTALAWGSRLIYEQLGLWPALAQHAAPIRHIHVSDRGHFGAARLHAAEYRQDALGYVVDNRWMGLCLVRELLKTQVQWLAPAEVTDMTCHGDNVGVTVTTAGEARELSARCLVVADGGRSDLRERLGFQIRHQPYGQNALIANVTTADSHQFAAYERFTDSGPMALLPHGSPTRASHQSALVWTLSDSELEEVLAMPDADKCTRLQQRFGWRLGRFNRIGECHHYPLALTLVDNPVRPGVALVGNAAHSLHPVAGQGFNLALRGLMTLVEQFRLASEQGSNPGELAVLQRYQQLHQSDRVQTAGFSDSLIQIFGSPLPPLAAARDAGLMGLDLLPAAKRWFAGNAMGLGGRTARIQRPGSHNSKALSHD